CATGCACGTGCTGAAGGACAAGGACGCCTGGTGGTTCATGTTCTTCTACAGCGTCACCTTCGGCGGCTTCGTCGGTCTCGCGTCGTCGCTCACGATCTACTTCAACGACCAGTACGGTCTGACGCCGGTGATGGCGGGCTACTTCACCGCCGCCTGCGTGTTCGCCGGGTCGCTCGTGCGTCCCATCGGCGGCATGGTTGCCGACCGCGTGGGGGGCATCAAGTCGCTGTCGTTCATGTACGTGCTGGCGGCGGTGTTTCTCGGCATCGTCAGCACCGGCCTGCCGGAGCCGTGGATGGCACTCAGCGTTTTCATGCTCGCCATGCTGTCCCTGGGGATGGGCAACGGTGCGGTGTTCCAGCTCGTCCCGCAGCGCTTCCGCAAGGAGATCGGCGTCATGACCGGTCTGGTGGGGATGGCGGGGGGCGTCGGCGGCTTCTATCTCGCGTCCTCGCTCGGCTACTCCAAACAATTCACCGGCAGTTACCAGGCGGGCTTCCTCGTGTTCGCGGCGCTGGCGCTGGTCGCGCTCACCGGACTTACCGCCGTCAAGAAGCGCTGGC
This portion of the Betaproteobacteria bacterium genome encodes:
- a CDS encoding MFS transporter produces the protein MHVLKDKDAWWFMFFYSVTFGGFVGLASSLTIYFNDQYGLTPVMAGYFTAACVFAGSLVRPIGGMVADRVGGIKSLSFMYVLAAVFLGIVSTGLPEPWMALSVFMLAMLSLGMGNGAVFQLVPQRFRKEIGVMTGLVGMAGGVGGFYLASSLGYSKQFTGSYQAGFLVFAALALVALTGLTAVKKRWRTTWGAPHMTTARV